The genome window aaattttttgccaactttccattgggtattcaattacctctcaaatgaaacaaaaactagcaaaatcggatgaaatttactcgatttatgtgcaaaaaacacttagggccgagtagcggccttagtccaagggccctaatttgaaacttttttcgtcacgttcttttcgatattcaattaccttccataaaaaactaaatctagcaaaatcggatgagatttactcgatttatgtgcaaaaaacacttagggccgagtaacgaccttcgagccctcccaacaagcccacgttgcatcttacccaaaaacaatgttcagcaactttgttctactcgtcaatacctttcatttgatatatcacaagcagctattgcgtgcgtatttcggtagatatcgtcgaaagactgaaaaacacctatagggccctagctctggaggggccgaccctaccaccattttcgaacttgaccttacttttgtcgataccaatcggggaaaaaaagaattttgaaaaaaggttgtgatttactcaagctagaggggtcacggacggacggacggacggacggacggacggacggacatttttagacccgtacgaagtactggggtcttataggtttacgcatacgtttgtaacacgtcgaattggactccctgagtaaggggaaacctattatggttgtctagagatgccaaatccgcgaaaaaaaaatgtccgtctgtctgtctgcacgataacttgagtaaaacgcatccgattttgaaaattcttttttttcccgtttggtaatgtcaaaagacaggctaagttcgaagatgagtgattttggatcgacccctcccgagctgtggcccaataagtgctttacggtttttcgaagatatctccggacatttaaacggtaaacttgtaagtgatacgtcaaataaaaggtatttacaataccgatcgacaaaaaaaaagtttatggaaatcggatgaccgacttgtgagttagaccccttggtgtggaacaggcacagggcggcaagcagtttttgcttgtaggtcggccacatttcaacaaatttcgtctgttttagctttattagataggtattgaccgtaccaatcagggaaaaaaaattatgttctccggagcgtgagctaggtctcttggagtgagctcttatctggctactcggccgtacagtgaacgtggagaacaaaatggctgccggcggccatattggattttattaaaagtgatataaagtgggaaaaatggtacttagagtgtttttgttaacatggaaataatgtgttaagtgtgaggggtttcagggattccatatatggacatctatatatacctatatacagctatattgagctatatacaggcatatagagctatataatagcatattcctctgtgaaatgtttatttacagtgaaatataggtaaatatagcggtatatagctgtttaaataggaatttatgaaatttgtcttcgtacggggcagtctatattgcctccggcaatttaattgtatatgataacaaggcaaagagtggataatgtaagtgatttaaaaggaagaatagtttttcagcagagaagaaaatgaagtaagagaaatgaagagtttcacattaaaggcttttgatacgaataggtgtttcgtacgggtcggcgttagctatgttttttattgcggattcgtcatctatgaacataaccaaatgctttgcccttactgtctgcttccaattcgacgtgttacaaacggcatattaatcttataagcccccagtacttcgtacggggctaaaaacgttTTCTGTCATTGCAtcatattcttttttaaagtttaatcGCTAAGCCGATATACAGCCGATGGTGttttatttgactgaaatccgtcgagtaaaaattaattatttttctgttgacaatggtttcgttgcagcgacatctttcagtgaaagagtgaatcgttctctatcagaagagttttgattgaataaagaaaagagaactgacgccgtaatccctctccaggGATATTgaggaaaaaatttaaaatttgaggttaataaaaatccaaaaaactAGTCCTTGTTTGTAGTTGCTAATCgcagaaagaaattttatttactgtgCCTTTGACACCAGAGTAGTCCATTAATTTTGACTATTTTTAAAAACCGATTTTATTTCGCCCGTTAAAAttacaacaaatttttcaattcgatCGAATTATTAAAGCGACGATGAGAAATTCGAACTTTAATCATTAACGggataattgaaaaaaaaatcctaaatttaccttttcgaatttttaaaaagaaaaatttgaatttacatCACGAATTGAACGATCGTAAAAACTAATCTTCAATTCGCGACCAAGGTTAAATGGCGGAAATTCGTATATCACCTTGCACCTTGTAGAAGTTAACGTGTTTGTTGCTGAATTTTAAGCAAAACCAAATCAATACAAGCCTGAGCGTCCTCCAAACTGCTGTGGCCAGTTCCTGTCCAAacatgaaacaaattttgtgaactCTGAAAGCTACTCCGCTCGGATCAATCAATTGTACAGTACAACCACTATTACGTACCATCGAGTTGAATATGTCGGTGCAAATAGTCCAGAACCACTGTCTTCAAACGGCGTTTCACGGGCGAACGTCGGCCTCTGTGTTGTATAAACAAAACTGACGTGTCCACGACCATATCGTGTACCAATTTCAGCGCCTTAAAATCACTTTCCAAACTGTGACCGATCAGGATGGTTTTCGAATGGAACATGGAACACAACTTGCCCTGTACATCGCTTAGTGTGCACGTTACATTTTCCAATGTTTTCGCATCTATGCCCGAGTAGCTGTGAAATTCACGTTCAGAAAAGTTcggaaaaatttggaatttcgATCGATGTACTTACGCCGTGTTGTAGTTAACAATCCGGTGAGTGGGCTTTACATAAGTATCATACACGACCTTTCCACCGATGTCAACAACTGTGATGCTTATTATTTCCGATCCAGCTACGGTGTAACACATTTCGCAGTCCAGAGAAAAGATGTCCGCTTGAGTCGGCACATAGTTTATATCACAGGTTGGAGCGCTTACGAATGTGGCCAAATCGTTGTAAGCTATCTGTGCAGTCACATGATAATTAGTCGTGCATCCAAAAGATCCGTAAAGTTTTTTACAGCAGAGGTACGCGTTATTCTGATCGGTTTTTCGATTTGGATGGTAGCGACATTGATTGACGGATTCTTGATCGTATTCGgtcaaattgaattcattgCCACATTGGTCACACTTTCGACGGTTTTCATCGAGCGCTACATGAGCAGATGGCAAGTATGCCAGTCCAGGTGTTGTACTTTTTCGCGGAAAGTTATATTCTCGAAGTTGGGCATCTGACAAGCGCAATTTGGCTATATTATTGTACTGGACTGAACGTGGATCGGTGCTCTCAACAAATTTGTCAATTAATCTGTGTCAACAAAGCCGAATGTGTTTCTGATCTGCATTTACCAACTTTGATTATTTCGTTAAACTTACATCTGTGGCTGCAGCATCATTAGAAACGtagatttttcactttttgagAGATTACGCAATGTTTgcgacaatttttcttttctgaaaCGAACAAACGTCACAATTCGCGCTACATAACCATCGATACAAGACAACTTATAAtagactggtcttcggtcctcgtAACGTagcatgttgaaagagaaagcaatattctgacaagtaccccaaggcaagttataattaactatagtcttcggttctctcgctctgatcataacagtctatactAGGGTGGGCCGAttttaacaacttgaaaatccaCACCTAGTGGTATGTGTGGCTTGCCAAAACTAGTCAAACTGCATCActactttttcttttccgaaTACTTTTGAGTACCGCACAATAGATTGACTGGGTCTGTCAGGAtcctttgaaattttcatagaattttttttaaaaaaagctTTGCAAAGCCTTGTAGAGGCTGAAATAgactgaaacaaacaaaatcaacttaatttgaaaaaaatcggtgaaagaatacattttcaatataatattggaggcagggcctatttttcaaaaatgccatttctaaaatttctaaaatatttctcaaatttctaaaatttctaaaatttgagaaattctgaATGTAAAACGTCAAAACGTCAAAACGTATATGCTTAACGCATATAACCAATATATAAACTTATGCGCACGGAAATTTTCGTGTGTAAATTGACTGTCTTTGCTAACCagattcatgctgaaaattatgaatttattcaacttacagtagataaaacttttttcggaATTGACTTGAAAAAAGCGGCTGTTCTTcattattgatttttaaatcTGGACCTCGGAATAGTGCGCAAGGtaaaaaagttgattttcaGACCCACATTTCCTTTTTCCTCATTTCCACCACTTGCCATTTTTAAGCACTCGTTAGGGACCATTCTAATAGTGCACATTCTATTTATGGGTAGCCCTTTAACTAGTgcttaaaaattgaaagttttgtgATTACGGTCGatttgtaaaagattttttattttcattttgtagaatcgaacaaatttgaatcgaCCGATTTTCAGTTGAAACTTCACCGGAATAGTTTTGCGCAAGAGATGAGAACACCAATGTCTcaagcaacaagattttatgtactccaggatgaaaaagttcagtagGGTATCACTATTCTAGATAAAAATTACTTCCATTTGAAAATGTGGACTATTGGgctaatttttttcctttcccTTTCCCTATGTGgaaatcaactttcgcatggggcaggtagTAAACAAGAATACATTGGAAGCTGCTGCGTACTTCATTAACCCGGAAGTCATGTTGCATGTAAGCGTCCTGTAAGCACATTTTCACAATGAAGTAAAGTGTACTTTACCGCGTCCTGGcacgtaaatattttttacgtgttacggcatgtttcattttcatttacattgcctaatcacgtaaagcattgtactccccttcgggtcgggctgtaacaccccacttatcaaatacacaacttggaacctcggaagtaatatactattagaAAGTACCTTTGAAATtacgtaaatattttctttaacatgACGCGtatgaaatttccaaaatttctagaaaatttcttaaactcaaacatttctgaaatttctaaaatttctaaaatatttctaaaatttctcaaatttctcaaacatttttgaaaaatagacCCTGATTGGGGGTCTGTCAACTTTGAACCACCATAATGTACGGGTTTTTAAAGCGTGGGAGGCCTGATAATTCTTTAAGATTTGTGGTCAAGGCTGTCTAGCCAACCTGCTGTATCATTCTTAAAAGACATTATTGACAGTTGAACTTCTTCTTCGGTAGGTACAATTGGATCTATTTGAATTGACGGATGGGTTAGTATAATTGGTCGGTTTAGGATGAATGAAGATGCAAAGGTTTCTCTATTTCGTTTTGCAAAAACCTGACTCTTTCTTCGACATGGGTTATAGATGTAAACGTAGCAGTCAAAGGTGAGACGGTCTTGCGCCAGAGTTAATGCATTTTTTAGAACGTCTTATGCATTTTTTTGCGACATTCAGAAATGAGATGAAGGTCTGAATCCTGTAATTAACCTAAAATAAAACATCCGCAAAATGTTGAGCactgaaacaaaaatgttttacgaaTGTGGGTGGTACTATTAACTCTTACCACCGATGCAGAATGCATTACATGCATAAAAAGCtgtatttttttacttgtgtACCACTTAATTGGACGCTTGTATATGAGTTTCACCTCTACATTATAAATTTAACCAAATACGGTATTGAATCATACAGCATTTTATACATAATCTAGTAAATGGTTTTATCACTCATGCCAATGTACATCCGACCAATTTGCTAATTTATTTAGAGTGCAAACTCTAATTATTTAGTAATTACGTCTGAATGGAACTCTTTacagtcttttttttataaactgAATTCAAGCCACCTTCCACATGACGGCATTTAATTGTGACGATGTTTACGATATTCATTTCACGTTTTACTGGGAGTACTCGAGCCAGTATCagatgtttttttaatttgttcaaCTCTTTACAATACCTTTGAGCTGCGTTGTGCTGAAAGTGAGCGAGAAACGATTTTCTGGAGAAATTTCAAGCACAAAACTATGAAATTACACGAAAGATTCGAGAGGGAAGATTTGAGGATATTCAAAGCTGCACAATCTAAACATTTGAATAGAACTAAGCTTTTCAGAAACAGTGAGTCATGTATGTTGTCGACAACGACAAGAAACATTAGCGATGCTATACAGATAGTGGCTTTCTGTACAGCAATCTTCCCTTTTACATTACAAATCAAAGGGACTAATGTTGTCGATTCGAGGAGATGCTGGCaccatttatttcatttgtttcattcATATGGAGTATATACTATTATCAAATGATATCCGTGATTAAAAgctttttcgcaattccggtccataatcatcacctttccatgcatccatttaatatcgttttgaaggtatttatttcactgtattcccggacacagtgcaatatgaacttttttttgcacgctaaaaagaacctattaccctcaacgaaggctaaatttttataaataaaaatcttgcattgaccagaaatcgaacccccgacactaAAACGTTCttgaacacaaagcagcgactatagccattcggctatagagtcacacaattgtaccgaacgtattgttgaagcgcatatactaagcattaactactcgatttcattcaacgcgtctctttacatcacattgcaatgtgtaatggagccttcttgatcgttcaaatgaatttctgtgtacacaagaattttggtacaaaatgtaggacattgcatgtgattatggcccgaaattgcgaaaaacgttgtatctaccacggtataACTATTTGAGATAGCTTCATTGCAGTGTGCATTGTAAGAATTTCATTTGTAATTGATAATATACCGTGGACCGAACAATCATTTGGAGACAAAAAGTTCTACAAAGGCAATGAAACCTACTATCATCGATCTATCTGGTTAGTTGAAGTCCCTTAACTTAACATTAAATTGGATTCACAGTCA of Bradysia coprophila strain Holo2 chromosome X unlocalized genomic scaffold, BU_Bcop_v1 contig_26, whole genome shotgun sequence contains these proteins:
- the LOC119069070 gene encoding putative exonuclease GOR — its product is MMLQPQILIDKFVESTDPRSVQYNNIAKLRLSDAQLREYNFPRKSTTPGLAYLPSAHVALDENRRKCDQCGNEFNLTEYDQESVNQCRYHPNRKTDQNNAYLCCKKLYGSFGCTTNYHVTAQIAYNDLATFVSAPTCDINYVPTQADIFSLDCEMCYTVAGSEIISITVVDIGGKVVYDTYVKPTHRIVNYNTAYSGIDAKTLENVTCTLSDVQGKLCSMFHSKTILIGHSLESDFKALKLVHDMVVDTSVLFIQHRGRRSPVKRRLKTVVLDYLHRHIQLDGTGHSSLEDAQACIDLVLLKIQQQTR